From Mus musculus strain C57BL/6J chromosome 17, GRCm38.p6 C57BL/6J, the proteins below share one genomic window:
- the Ccdc167 gene encoding coiled-coil domain-containing protein 167 isoform 1 (isoform 1 is encoded by transcript variant 1), whose translation MTKKKRENLGVAQEIDGLEEKLSRCRKDLEAVTSQLYRAELSPEDRRSLEKEKHTLMNKASKYEKELKLLRHENRKNTLLSVAIFTVFALLYAYWTIRYTSFTL comes from the exons ATGACTAAAAAGAAGCGGGAGAATCTTGGTGTCGCTCAGGAG ATTGACGGGCTAGAGGAAAAGCTGTCCCGGTGTCGGAAGGACCTGGAGGCCGTGACCTCCCAGCTTTACAGGGCAGAGCTCAGTCCTGAGGACAG GAGGTCTCTGGAGAAGGAGAAACACACCCTCATGAACAAAGCCTCCAAGTATG AGAAAGAGCTAAAGCTGCTTCGACATGAGAACCGGAAGAACACGCTCCTCTCGGTGGCCATCTTCACTGTCTTCGCCCTGCTCTATGCTTACTGGACTAT
- the Ccdc167 gene encoding coiled-coil domain-containing protein 167 isoform 2 (isoform 2 is encoded by transcript variant 2) yields the protein MTKKKRENLGVAQEIDGLEEKLSRCRKDLEAVTSQLYRAELSPEDRRSLEKEKHTLMNKASKYEKELKLLRHENRKNTLLSVAIFTVFALLYAYWTM from the exons ATGACTAAAAAGAAGCGGGAGAATCTTGGTGTCGCTCAGGAG ATTGACGGGCTAGAGGAAAAGCTGTCCCGGTGTCGGAAGGACCTGGAGGCCGTGACCTCCCAGCTTTACAGGGCAGAGCTCAGTCCTGAGGACAG GAGGTCTCTGGAGAAGGAGAAACACACCCTCATGAACAAAGCCTCCAAGTATG AGAAAGAGCTAAAGCTGCTTCGACATGAGAACCGGAAGAACACGCTCCTCTCGGTGGCCATCTTCACTGTCTTCGCCCTGCTCTATGCTTACTGGACTATGTGA